The following coding sequences lie in one Saimiri boliviensis isolate mSaiBol1 chromosome 6, mSaiBol1.pri, whole genome shotgun sequence genomic window:
- the LOC101053258 gene encoding small ribosomal subunit protein eS10-like: protein MLMPKKNWIAIYELLFKEGVTVAKKNVHMPKHPELADKNVPNLHVMEAMQSLKSRGYVKEQFAWRHFYWYLTNEGIQYLHYLHLPPEIVPATLRCSHPETGRPRPKSLEGELPARLLRGEANRDTYRRSAVPPGADKKAEAGAGSATKFQFRGGFGRGHGQPPQ, encoded by the coding sequence ATGTTGATGCCTAAGAAGAACTGGATTGCGATTTATGAGCTCCTTTTTAAGGAGGGAGTCACTGTGGCCAAGAAGAATGTCCACATGCCTAAGCACCCAGAGCTGGCAGACAAGAACGTGCCCAACCTTCATGTCATGGAGGCCATGCAGTCTCTCAAGTCCCGAGGCTACGTAAAGGAACAGTTTGCCTGGAGACATTTCTACTGGTACCTTACCAATGAGGGTATCCAGTATCTCCATTATCTTCACCTGCCCCCAGAGATTGTGCCTGCCACCCTACGCTGCAGCCATCCAGAGACAGGCAGGCCTCGGCCTAAAAGTCTGGAAGGTGAGCTGCCTGCAAGACTCCTAAGAGGGGAAGCCAACAGAGATACCTACAGACGGAGTGCTGTGCCACCTGGTGCCGACAAGAAAGCCGAGGCTGGGGCTGGGTCAGCAACTAAATTCCAGTTTAGAGGTGGATTTGGTCGTGGACATGGTCAGCCACCTCAGTAA